One region of Quercus lobata isolate SW786 chromosome 2, ValleyOak3.0 Primary Assembly, whole genome shotgun sequence genomic DNA includes:
- the LOC115957832 gene encoding putative uncharacterized protein DDB_G0294196, with translation MGLKRKPPTSLFDLIEGQSGKGVQGRPQSNAPSPPSQPQPVQTRSSSAKSQPQSPRPKLPAPPQSTLPPQPEPTDSKRKRSPKGKEPMDGEKSQSSQERDETSRAQKQLKIGHQSKGKGTEAQSA, from the coding sequence ATGGGtcttaagagaaagcccccAACTAGCCTGTTCGACCTCATTGAGGGCCAGTCGGGGAAGGGTGTACAGGGAAGGCCGCAATCCAATGCTCCGTCTCCCCCGTCTCAACCTCAGCCCGTGCAGACTAGGTCTTCCTCTGCTAAGTCGCAGCCACAATCTCCCCGtcccaaacttcctgctcctcccCAATCAACTCTGCCTCCTCAACCGGAACCCACtgactcaaagagaaagaggagccccaagggtaAGGAACCCATGGATGGGGAAAAATCCCAATCCTCTCAGGAGAGGGATGAGACCTCGCGAGCCCAAAAACAGCTAAAGATTGGGCACCAAAGTAAGGGAAAAGGGACCGAGGCCCAATCCGCCTAA
- the LOC115974176 gene encoding protein DCL, chloroplastic yields the protein MALISKIPPRVHFRTNPIPLHFSPVAVILSFPPPSPFPTTSLHLLHHRTRLCVSALKTGPDGYGSDLLRKPIISPDADTDTDLDTVGVSEKDEDSEGTTEYEESDDDDDDEKFVDWEDRILEDTVPLVGFVRMILHSGKYQSGDRLTPEHEKTIIDRLLPFHPEFEKKIGCGIDYITIGYHPEFERSRCLFIVRKDGQLVDFSYWKCIKGLIRKNYPLYADSFILRHFRKQRRSL from the exons ATGGCTTTGATATCTAAAATACCGCCACGTGTCCACTTCCGCACAAACCCTATCCCTCTCCACTTCTCACCCGTGGCGGTGATCCTATCATTCCCTCCTCCCTCCCCATTCCCAACGACGTcgcttcatcttcttcatcaccGCACTCGCCTCTGCGTCTCTGCTCTCAAAACCGGTCCCGACGGATACGGCTCCGATTTGCTTCGGAAACCTATTATCTCTCCGGACgcggacacggacacggactTGGACACGGTTGGGGTTTCGGAAAAAGACGAGGACAGTGAGGGAACGACAGAGTACGAGGAAAgtgacgacgacgacgacgacgagaAATTTGTTGATTGGGAGGACCGGATTTTGGAGGACACTGTTCCTCTCGTTGGGTTCGTTAGAATGATTCTTCATTCTGGAAA ATATCAAAGTGGAGATAGATTGACTCCAGAGCATGAGAAAACCATTATTGATAGATTGCTTCCATTTCATCCTGAGTTTGAAAAGAAGATTGGATGCGGCATTGATTATATCACA ATTGGTTATCATCCTGAGTTTGAAAGGTCACGTTGTTTGTTCATAGTTCGAAAGGATGGACAGTTGGTTGACTTTTCATATTGGAAGTGCATAAAGGGCCTGATCAGGAAGAACTATCCTTTATATGCAGACAGTTTCATCCTCAGACATTTCCGAAAACAAAGGCGTAGTTTATGA
- the LOC115957849 gene encoding uncharacterized protein LOC115957849, with protein MRLLCWNYQGLGNPWTGRSLRKLVREQAPTVRFLMETRLDKEGFDNLYGDLQFQNKIIVKQPNAGGGLALLWKKEVGMDLINYLPNHILMKVTEEDGFVWFFTGFYGWLEAQNKEKSWHLLEHLRSFVNGAWLCAGDFNAILNSAEKLSLRPPNSAEIDAFRTVLDSCSLEDLGYRGYTYTWSNKRPSVANTKLRLDRAVATMEWQEKFPISTVSHLPPHASDHLPILVHVKSVQRFQKKFKKGFKFEENWLLWEDCGGVVKDAWEMVGGGVSGLASIKEKI; from the coding sequence ATGAGGTTGTTATGCTGGAACTaccaagggcttgggaacccttggacagGTCGAAGCCTTCGCAAACTTGTGAGGGAACAAGCTCCCACTGTGCGTTTTCTTATGGAAACACGTCTAGATAAGGAAGGGTTTGATAATTTGTATGGAGACTTGCAATTTCAGAATAAAATCATAGTTAAACAACCAAATGCAGGAGGTGGATTGGCTTTACTATGGAAGAAGGAAGTTGGGATGGATCTGATTAATTATTTGCCTAATCACATTCTGATGAAGGTCACTGAAGAGgatgggtttgtttggttttttactGGCTTTTATGGTTGGCTTGAGGCTCagaataaagaaaaatcttGGCATTTACTAGAACATCTGAGGAGTTTTGTTAATGGTGCATGGCTTTGTGCCGGAGATTTCAATGCAATTCTAAATAGTGCAGAGAAGTTAAGTTTAAGGCCTCCTAATTCAGCAGAGATTGATGCTTTCAGGACTGTGTTAGATTCTTGTTCTTTGGAGGATTTGGGATACAGAGGGTATACCTACACGTGGTCTAATAAGAGGCCTAGTGTAGCTAATACCAAATTAAGACTTGATAGAGCTGTGGCAACTATGGAGTGGCAGGAAAAATTTCCGATATCTACAGTTTCTCATCTTCCACCCCATGCATCGGATCATTTGCCAATTTTGGTGCATGTGAAGAGTGTTCaaaggtttcaaaaaaaatttaaaaaggggtttaaatttgaagaaaattggTTACTGTGGGAGGATTGTGGCGGAGTGGTTAAAGATGCTTGGGAGATGGTGGGAGGGGGGGTGTCGGGCCTAGCTTCAATAAAGGAGAAGATTTAG